One Vallitalea pronyensis genomic region harbors:
- the flgG gene encoding flagellar basal-body rod protein FlgG, with protein MIRSLYTAASGMKTQQMNVDTISNNLANVNTTGFKKERLEFKSLLYETLERAGTDANGKGRPVNLQVGHGVKPVGTVRNYTGGIMQKTANPLDVAITGDGFFVIDDLAGGQVYTKDGSFKIALVEGQQMLITSDGRKVLDVNDEPIMLDSTIDIKKLGINADGTLSYVGSDDEVIQLDERIKIVQFRNVNGLEALGSNLYRTTAASGPAIAEAEDDELVMSQLIQGSLEGSNVQVVEEMVGLIVAQRAYEVSSKAIQASDEMLSQANNLKR; from the coding sequence ATGATACGTTCATTATATACAGCGGCATCCGGTATGAAAACACAACAGATGAATGTGGATACCATATCCAATAACCTTGCAAATGTCAACACAACAGGTTTTAAAAAAGAGCGATTGGAATTCAAATCGTTATTATATGAAACATTAGAGCGTGCAGGAACAGACGCTAATGGTAAAGGACGTCCAGTGAATTTACAAGTAGGTCACGGTGTTAAACCCGTTGGCACTGTAAGAAATTATACAGGTGGTATTATGCAAAAGACGGCTAATCCTCTGGATGTGGCCATAACAGGAGACGGTTTCTTTGTTATTGATGACTTAGCTGGTGGTCAGGTTTATACAAAGGATGGAAGTTTCAAAATTGCCTTAGTAGAAGGACAACAAATGCTTATTACCTCAGACGGACGTAAAGTTCTTGATGTAAATGATGAACCCATTATGTTAGATTCTACCATTGATATTAAAAAATTAGGCATCAATGCGGATGGAACATTAAGTTATGTTGGCAGTGATGATGAAGTGATTCAGTTAGATGAAAGAATAAAAATTGTTCAATTTAGAAATGTGAACGGGTTAGAGGCTCTTGGTAGTAACTTATATCGAACAACAGCTGCATCAGGACCTGCCATTGCAGAAGCCGAAGATGATGAATTAGTCATGAGTCAACTTATACAGGGCTCTCTTGAAGGTTCTAACGTGCAAGTGGTTGAAGAAATGGTTGGCTTAATTGTGGCTCAACGTGCTTATGAAGTAAGTTCCAAAGCCATCCAAGCATCCGACGAAATGCTCTCACAAGCTAATAACTTGAAGCGTTAG
- a CDS encoding rod-binding protein, which produces MDISGINPNIYQQLNISKQDKVTTTSFEDALKKAEEEQDDKALREACREFEEYFVNQMFSEMRKTVHGGSLIPKSQGEKIFEDMLYEEYSKEIAKEQGIGIAQMMFEQLSNTGTVNQVKSGLK; this is translated from the coding sequence GTGGACATATCAGGCATTAACCCTAATATCTATCAACAATTAAACATATCAAAACAAGATAAGGTGACCACGACATCTTTTGAGGATGCATTAAAAAAAGCTGAAGAAGAACAAGATGATAAAGCATTACGTGAAGCATGCCGTGAGTTTGAAGAATATTTTGTGAATCAAATGTTTAGTGAAATGCGAAAAACGGTACATGGCGGTAGCCTTATACCAAAGTCACAAGGCGAAAAGATTTTTGAAGATATGCTTTATGAAGAGTACTCAAAGGAAATAGCAAAAGAACAGGGCATAGGCATTGCTCAGATGATGTTTGAGCAATTATCCAACACGGGTACGGTTAATCAAGTTAAAAGTGGGTTAAAATAA
- a CDS encoding phosphodiester glycosidase family protein produces the protein MRQGNFPNVTTCLARCNVVALFNSIIKRQLWDRVYIVKAIYYFIIFINIIISLVTTKQPIQYHMEDIEINGRQQQVHTLEVNMNDKRVSMENVLSLGAIYGFEETSTMVADAGAEIGVNGMFYTIYGHHIGLMIKDEELITLARSETPSIAILEDNRVYIGPISTTVAIQREGLTLPVQTVNDAAFENTWVLYSRIYGRTTRITRNSINYVIQDNKVIKKSLTDEPIDIPENGYVLCRVSQEPAQDDVLKVGDVVTIKTTYQPEIGQVKEAFQSGGWLVKDGKNVAKNYEPYIGNTLIPNPRTIIGVTADNQLVVKVIDGRQEESYGISGKEAAELMLGSNCIQAVYLDGGASSTMVFNGKVVNQPSSNEERKVAHSIIFRTKGTSFANVFAHEGVVKK, from the coding sequence ATGCGTCAAGGAAACTTTCCTAACGTAACAACTTGCTTAGCAAGATGCAACGTAGTCGCTTTGTTTAATAGTATCATTAAAAGACAGTTATGGGATAGGGTGTATATTGTGAAGGCTATTTACTATTTTATTATTTTCATAAACATCATCATAAGTTTGGTAACCACAAAGCAACCCATTCAGTATCATATGGAAGATATTGAGATTAACGGACGCCAACAACAGGTTCATACTTTAGAAGTGAACATGAACGATAAGCGGGTTTCTATGGAAAATGTGCTTTCTTTGGGTGCTATTTATGGTTTTGAGGAAACCAGTACCATGGTTGCAGACGCAGGTGCTGAGATTGGGGTTAACGGTATGTTCTATACCATTTATGGTCATCACATTGGGTTGATGATTAAGGATGAAGAACTTATTACCCTAGCTCGAAGCGAAACACCATCCATTGCTATCTTAGAAGATAATCGTGTTTATATTGGCCCTATATCCACCACTGTAGCCATCCAAAGGGAAGGCTTAACTTTACCTGTTCAGACGGTTAATGATGCAGCATTTGAAAATACATGGGTACTGTATTCCAGAATATATGGTCGTACCACCCGTATTACGCGAAACAGCATTAATTATGTGATTCAAGATAATAAGGTAATTAAAAAAAGCCTAACGGATGAACCCATTGACATTCCTGAAAACGGTTATGTACTGTGTCGTGTGAGTCAAGAGCCTGCTCAGGATGATGTTCTAAAAGTAGGGGATGTTGTAACGATTAAAACCACCTACCAGCCAGAAATCGGTCAAGTGAAAGAGGCTTTTCAATCGGGTGGTTGGCTAGTGAAGGATGGAAAGAATGTAGCCAAGAACTATGAGCCTTATATAGGAAACACCTTAATTCCCAATCCAAGAACCATCATAGGGGTCACAGCCGATAATCAACTGGTTGTAAAAGTTATTGACGGCAGACAAGAAGAGAGCTATGGTATTTCAGGTAAGGAAGCAGCAGAGCTTATGTTGGGTTCAAATTGTATCCAAGCTGTCTATTTAGACGGTGGAGCATCCAGTACCATGGTCTTCAATGGAAAAGTGGTCAATCAGCCATCCAGTAATGAAGAGCGTAAAGTAGCCCATAGCATCATTTTTCGTACAAAAGGCACCTCCTTTGCTAATGTGTTTGCACATGAAGGTGTTGTAAAAAAATGA
- the metK gene encoding methionine adenosyltransferase, which translates to MAKRLFTSESVTEGHPDKICDQISDTVLDAILAQDPQARVACETAVTTGLVLVMGEITTNCYVDIPKLVRKTIKEIGYDRAKYGFDSETCSVLTSLDEQSADIAMGVDEALESKEGKMTEEELEATGAGDQGMMFGYACDETEELMPMPISLAHRLTKRLTDVRKNGTLSYLRPDGKSQVTVEYVDDKPVRVDAVVISTQHDSEVDLNTIKKDIMEHVIQPVIPEALLDGETKYYINPTGRFVIGGPQGDAGLTGRKIIVDTYGGYASHGGGAFSGKDPTKVDRSGAYAARYVAKNIVAAGLASQCEIELAYAIGVAKPVSVLVNTHGTGKLSDEELTKLVDEHFDLRPGAIIHNLELRQPIYKQTAAYGHFGRTDVDLPWERTDKVDVLRRAAGL; encoded by the coding sequence ATGGCTAAACGATTATTTACATCAGAATCCGTAACAGAAGGACATCCAGATAAAATATGTGATCAGATTTCAGATACCGTTCTTGATGCTATTTTAGCACAGGACCCACAGGCTCGGGTTGCTTGTGAAACAGCTGTCACAACAGGTCTTGTACTTGTTATGGGTGAGATCACAACCAATTGTTATGTGGATATTCCAAAACTTGTAAGAAAAACCATAAAAGAGATTGGTTATGATCGGGCAAAGTATGGTTTTGATAGTGAGACATGCTCTGTGCTCACATCCCTGGATGAGCAGTCAGCAGATATAGCCATGGGTGTTGACGAAGCATTAGAATCAAAAGAAGGAAAAATGACAGAGGAAGAACTGGAAGCAACAGGTGCTGGTGATCAAGGTATGATGTTTGGCTATGCTTGCGATGAAACGGAAGAGCTAATGCCCATGCCCATATCCCTTGCACATCGTTTGACAAAGCGTTTAACAGATGTGAGAAAAAATGGAACACTTTCTTATCTGCGGCCTGATGGGAAATCACAGGTAACGGTTGAGTATGTGGATGATAAGCCGGTTAGAGTGGATGCTGTTGTAATATCCACTCAACATGATAGTGAAGTGGATTTGAATACCATCAAGAAGGATATTATGGAGCATGTGATTCAGCCTGTGATTCCTGAGGCTTTATTGGATGGTGAGACAAAGTATTATATTAACCCCACAGGACGTTTTGTGATTGGTGGCCCTCAAGGGGATGCTGGTCTTACAGGGCGTAAAATCATAGTGGATACCTATGGCGGTTATGCAAGTCATGGTGGAGGTGCTTTTTCTGGTAAGGACCCAACGAAAGTGGATCGTTCTGGAGCTTATGCAGCCAGGTATGTGGCTAAGAATATTGTGGCAGCAGGGTTGGCTTCTCAGTGTGAGATTGAGTTAGCTTATGCTATTGGTGTTGCAAAACCTGTTTCTGTGTTGGTAAATACACATGGTACGGGGAAATTATCGGATGAAGAACTGACGAAGCTTGTTGATGAGCATTTTGACCTAAGACCTGGGGCTATTATTCATAACTTAGAGTTAAGACAACCTATCTATAAGCAGACGGCTGCTTATGGCCATTTTGGTAGAACAGATGTGGATCTTCCTTGGGAGAGGACGGATAAGGTGGATGTTTTGAGAAGGGCTGCTGGTTTATAG
- a CDS encoding COG2426 family protein — protein sequence MKNIFALPVSIIELMIVSATPLIEQRGAVPLAALSHFSPSEAYLWTLIGAIIPAPFILFLMPKVLEILKKVKGLGKLANWYENKALKKAEKVKDNYKYLSIFLFVAIPLPGTGVWTGSTIAALLGFDFKKSLLAVVLGASLAGVFMLMISYGVKFLVA from the coding sequence ATGAAAAACATTTTTGCATTACCCGTATCAATCATTGAATTAATGATTGTATCGGCAACACCACTGATTGAACAAAGAGGTGCCGTACCATTAGCGGCCTTAAGTCATTTTAGTCCAAGTGAGGCATATTTATGGACATTGATTGGTGCCATTATACCGGCTCCTTTCATTTTATTTCTTATGCCAAAAGTATTAGAAATTCTTAAGAAAGTGAAGGGTTTAGGTAAATTAGCTAACTGGTATGAAAATAAAGCATTAAAAAAAGCAGAAAAAGTAAAAGATAATTATAAATATCTGAGCATCTTTTTATTTGTGGCTATACCATTACCTGGCACAGGGGTATGGACGGGCTCAACCATTGCAGCACTTCTTGGGTTTGATTTTAAGAAGTCATTGCTAGCAGTGGTATTAGGTGCTTCATTAGCAGGTGTGTTTATGTTAATGATATCTTATGGTGTAAAATTTCTAGTCGCATAG